The stretch of DNA CGAAGAGATCTACCAGCGAATCCAGCGCGGCGAAGAGCCCGCTGACGATGCGGGCAAGAACACCGACGGCTGACATAAATTGTTTGCCGTGCGCGGGGCGAGCCGTTATGCTTTGCGCCCGCGCCGATCCGAGCTGTCTTGGGTCGGAGTTTTTCGCGGAGACTTGCCCGAGAGGCCGAAGGGGCTCCCCTGCTAAGGGAGTATGGGGTCAAAAGCTCCATCGAGGGTTCGAATCCCTCAGTCTCCGCCAGTTCCACCGGCGAGACCCGGGTTCCGCAGGACGTGCAATGCACCCCTGAGAACGCGTCGACATGGTTGCTTCCATGCGATGCGCGGAGCCGCGGATTTCGCCAACCGCAAGACACCTTCGGGGGTTTTGCGGAACCTGAAGATCCTCGCCATTGCGGTGAGTCAATCGACAGGGAAATGTTCGAAAAATGTTTGACGAATCGAAAACGAGCCGTCATAATTTTTCAACTCAGCGCCCGTAGCTCAGCTGGATAGAGCACCAGGCTACGAACTTGGTGGTCGGGAGTTCGAATCTCTCCGGGCGCGCCACACAAGAAAGCGAAGGGCCGATGGGAAACCATCGGCCCTTTTGCTTTGGGCCAGATGCGGCCGATGGGAAACCATCGGCCCTTTTGCTTTGGGTCAGAAGTTCGCAAGCAACAGCAAATGGATCCTGGCATTCGCCGGGATGACGGCGACTTTTACGCGTACTGCCTGGCCGGCACTGCCGCGCCGAGGTGGTAGTAGTCGCGATACCAGCGCACGAAGTTCTCCACGCCTTCCTCGACGGTGAACTGCGGGCTGTAGCCCATGTCGTGGGCGAGGTCGCTGCAATCGGCTTCGGTCGACGGCACGTCGCCTGCCTGCAACGGAAGCATCTGCAGGGTCGCCTTGCGTCCCAGGCATTGCTCCAGCACTTCGATGTAGCGCAGCAGTTCCACGCTTTCGCGGCTGCCGATGTTGTACAGCCGGTACGGGGCGACGCCACTGCTGGCCGGGTCCGGCGATTCACCGCGCCAGGCATCATCTTTCGTCGGCACCCGATCGAGTGCGCGCACCACGCCGGCGACGATGTCGTCGATGTAGGTGAAGCTGCGCTTGTGCCGGCCATGGTTGAACACCGGCACCGGTTCGCCGGCGAGGATGGCCTTGGTGAACAGGAACAGCGCCATGTCCGGACGACCCCACGGGCCGTAAACGGTGAAGAAGCGCAGGCCCGTGCTCGGGATTCCGTACAGATGCGCGTAGCTGTGCGCCATCTGTTCGTTGGCCTTCTTGGTGGCCGCGTACAGCGTCAGCGGATGCTCGCTGGGCTGGTGCTCGGAGAAAGGCATCGCCGTGTTGGCGCCGTACACCGAACTGGTCGAGGCGAACACCAGGTGCTCGCTGCCATGGCGACGACAGCCCTCCAGCATGTGCAGGAAACCGGTGACATTGCTGCTGACGTAGACGTGCGGGTTCTCCGCCGCATAACGCACGCCGGCCTGCGCGGCCAGGTGCACCACGCGCTGCGGGCGGTGGCGCTCGAATGCGGCCTCGACGGCGTCGCGGTCGGCCAGGTCGGCATGCAGGTGCGTGTAGCGGGGATGGCCGAGGAAGCGCGCGAGTCGCGCCTTCTTCAGGCCGACGTCGTAGTAGTTGTTGAGGTTGTCGAAGCCCACCACTTCGTCACCGCGTCGCAGCAGTTCCAATGCGACATGCGAGCCGATGAATCCAGCCGTGCCGGTAACGAGGACCTTCATCGCAGGGGATCTCCGAAAGTGGGAAGCGAATGGTTTTGGTAAGAACGCAGCATCACAGCCGGCCGTCGACCGCATCGCGCGGCAGCACGTACTTGACGTCGTAGAGCACCGACACGGGCTTGCCGAGTGCCCTCACGCCAGGCGCGCCGAGTTCGGCGAACTGGCGATGGGCGACGGCGACGATTACCGCGTCGTACTCGCCGGCTGCAGGCGCGTCGATCGTGGTGATGCCGTACTCGGCTGCGGCTTCGTCGGCCGCGACCCAGGGGTCGTGCACGTCGACATTGGCGTTGTAGCCACGCAGCGCGTGGACGATGTCGACCACGCGGGTGTTGCGAAGGTCCGGGCAGTTCTCCTTGAACGCCAGGCCCAGGATCAGGATCCGCGCCTGCACCGGGTTGATGCCCTTGCGCACCATCAGCCGCACGACTTCACTGGCGATGTAGGCGCCCATGCCGTCGTTGGTGCGGCGGCCGGCGAGGATCACGTCCGGGTGGTGGCCGATCTCCTGCGCCTTGTGGGTCAGGTAGTAGGGATCGACGCCGATGCAGTGGCCGCCGACCAGGCCCGGCCGGAACGGCAGGAAGTTCCACTTGGTGCCGGCCGCCTGCAGTACTTCCAGGGTGTCGATGCCGAGCTTGTTGAACAGGATCGCCAGGTCGTTGATCAGGGCGATGTTGAGATCGCGCTGGGTGTTCTCGATCACCTTGGCCGCTTCGGCGACCTTCAGCGAACTGGCCTTGTGCGTGCCGGCCTCGATGATCGAGCCGTAGAGCTGGTCGACGAAGTCGGCGACCTGCGGCGTCGACCCGGAGGTGATCTTGAGGATCGAGGTCAGGCGGTGGTCCTTGTCACCGGGGTTGATCCGCTCAGGGCTGTAGCCGACGAAGAAGTCGCGGTTGAACACCAGGCCCGACGAGCGCTCCAGGATCGGCACGCAGACTTCCTCGGTGCAACCCGGATAGACGGTGGATTCGTAGACGACCACATCGCCGTGCTTGAGCACCTTGCCGAGAGTTTCGCTGGCGCGCGCGAGCGGGCCGAGGTTCGGGCGCTTGGCGGCGTCGATGGGAGTTGGCACGGTGACGATGTAGACATTGCACTCGCGCAGCTCCGACAGCTCGCAGCTGCAGCGCAAGCGCGGCGCCGCGGCCAGCTCGGCCGGATCGACTTCCAGCGTGCTGTCCTTGCCCTGGCGCAGCTCCTCGACGCGGGCGGCGTTGATGTCGAAGCCGACCGTGTCGAAATACTTTGCGAACGCGACCGCCAATGGCAGTCCGACGTAGCCCAGTCCAACCACGCCGACCTTGACGGTCTGCAGCGACGTCGGGGATGAAGGCGCCGGGGCAGGTGCCGTGCTTGCGCCGTGCGCAGCCGTGCGGCCATCGGCGCCGCGCCCTTCACGGCTCACGCCATGAACCTGCGCGCCCTCGAATTCGGTGGTGTCCATGTCGATGACGTCCTGGTGCTCAGGCGTCGCCGCGGCACGCGCCGCGCGAGGGCGTGGACGGATGGCAGTACTGGTGTTCGCGCATGGTGGCCCCTCGGGGAGGCGACATCACGGTGGTGATGCCCGGCCTCGCAGCAGATAACGCGCGGCGGCGCCCAAACAGGACGCGAACGGGGTGCGCGAGCACTGCGGACCGCCGCTGCCGTCCGCCTTGGCCTGAGCGCGTGCGCTCCCGCGTTGAGGGTAGTCGTAGCGACAAGCAGCTGGCGCAAGGCCGGGCAGGGGGAAGTGATGGCAGGGGTTGCTGGAATGACAGGGGCTGTCAGATGACGCTGATCGTGCCCGTACGTCCGCTCGGCGTGCCAGGCGCCATGCCCGACGCGCCGGACCTGCGGCCCTCGCGGGCGCGGTCGTGCGTGGTTGCATTCGCCGAACTCGAGGCGTGGCAATCATGGCTGGAAGAAGCCTGGTCCCTGCTGGATCCGGCTGAACGCACGCGCGTGCTGCATCGGCGCGTGCCCGCCGACCGCGAGGCATTGACCATCGCCTACGCGCTGCACCGGATGGTGCTGTCGGGCGTGCTTGGAATCTCCGCGGCCGACGTCCCGCTGTCGCGCGATGAGCGCGGATGCCCGTGCCTGCCCGGAATGGCTTTGCACACCAGCCTCAGCCACGCCGACGGCGTGGCCGCCTTCGCCGTCTGTGCGATGGGGCCGGTGGGCATCGACATCGAACCATCGCTGCGCGCGAGCGAACTGCCGCAGGTCTCGACCAGCGTCTGCCACGCGATCGAGGCGAGCCAGCTCGCCGGACTGCGCGAGCCGCTCTACAGCCGTGAGCTGCTGGCGTTGTGGGTGCGCAAGGAAGCATTGCTCAAGGCCGAAGGCATCGGCCTGGAGCGGGAAATGACCGCTTTTGTTGCGGCCGACGGTGCGGTCCTGCCGTTGACCGCGTCAACCGCCGACAACGCCGGTCCGGTGCGGCTGTCGATGCTCGAGATCGGTGCGCGCTGGACCGCCGCCGTGGCTGCGCCGGTGGATGCGGTGATCGAAGGCGTCTGGTTGCGACCGGTCGGTGGCCGGGTGGTCGCCGAGCCGGCGTTGTACGTGTCGTGAGTTCGCCGTTGGGGGGATAGGCAACGACGGCCAGGTCGATGGCAAAGCCATCGTGACCAATCGGCCCACACCCCCCGACGCAATGCACGGTTCCCTCGGCATCCGATGCCCTGGAGCCCCCACGCAGCGTGTGCGTCAACCGCATGCAGCCCGCACTGATCGGGTCTTGCATGCCCCCCGCGGGAGTGCGGTTTCATGGTCTTCGGCAAGGCAAGTCTCAAGAACCGGGCGCTGACGCTCATCTGGGTGCTGGAACTGTTGCTGGTGATGGCGGCGGTGGCTGGCGCGGCGTGGCTGCGTTTCATGAACGACCCGGAAGGCCACGAAATATTCTCCGAGAACCTCGCCGTCAGGGCCTTCATGGTGGCGTTGTTCGTGACCACGTCGATGGCGGCACTGGGCTTGTACGAAGTGCATGTGCGCCTGAATCGCTTCGAGTTCGCGCTGCGGATGCTGGTCTCGTTCGCCATCGGCGGCATCGGACTGATGGTGCTTTACTACCTGGTGCCTGCGGCCTACATCGGTCGCGGCGTGATCGTCATTGCCCTGGTCCTGGCACTGGCCGGCATGGCGCTGCTGCGCCTGGGTGTGCTGCAGGTGTTCGCCGGCGACCTGTTCCGACGCCGTGTGCTGGTGCTTGGTGCCGGCCACAACGCCAACCTGATCAACAACCGCCTGCGCCGCAACAGTGACCGCCGTGCCTTCACCCTAGTCGGTTATGTGCCGATTCCGGGGCAGGAGGCCGCGGTGCCCGCCAACCTGCTGGTGTCGCCTGTCGACGGACTGGCCGAACTGACGCATCGCTTGCAGATCAGCGAGGTGGTGGTGGCTCCGGACGAGCGGCGTGGTGGCCTGCCGATGGACGAGATGCTGGCCTGCGTGCAACGGGGCGTGACCATGACCGACCTGTCGACGTTCTTCGAACGCGAAGCCGGCATCGTCACCACCAACCTGGTCGATCCATCGTGGCTGGTGTTCTCCGGCGGCTTCGACCACTCGACCTCGCGCTGCATGAACAAGCGCTTCTTCGATGTGCTGGCCGCCAGCGCGCTGCTGATGGTCACCTGGCCGCTCATGGCGCTGGTGGCGCTGTGCATCCGCCTGGAGTCGCCCGGCCCCATCCTGTACCAGCAGACGCGGATCGGCGAGGGTGGCCGGCCGTTCGAGCTGATCAAGTTCCGCAGCATGCGCGTGGATGCCGAGACCGACGGCGTCGCGCGCTGGGCGCAGACCGGCGATGACCGCACCACCCGTGTCGGGCGCTTCATCCGCCTGGTCCGGCTCGATGAGCTGCCGCAGCTGTTCAACATCCTGCGCGGCGAGATGAGCATCGTCGGGCCCAGGCCCGAGCGCCCGCAGTTCGTCGACATGCTCAGCCGCGAGATCCGCTACTACGCCGTGCGCCACTGCGTGAAGCCGGGGCTGACCGGCTGGGCGCAGTTGCGGTATCCCTACGGGGCATCGGTGCGCGACGCCGAGGAGAAGCTCAAGTTCGACCTGTTCTACGTCAAGAACCACGGCCTGGCATTCGACCTGATCATCCTGCTGCAGACGGTCGAGGTGGTGCTGTTCCAGCGCGGCGCCCGCTGACGGCGGCAGCCGGCTAGCGGGCTTCTTCTTCGGCTTCCTGCACCGGCCTGGGCGTCAGCGTCATCAGCCGGTTCGGCGGCACGCTGCTCCAGTCCACCAGGTGCCCTTCCTCGAAGCGCACCCAGGACGAGCCGTAATTCCACACGTCGTCCTGGACCAGCACCGGTGCGCCCTGGATGGAGATGACCGCGGCCTCTTCCATGCCCAGTTCGAGGGTTGGTTGGTCGGTGCCGGCGGTGCGCACGCTCTGCTGCTGGGCCTGGAGGTTTTCTTCGGCCTTCTTGGCCACCTGGGTCT from Lysobacter arenosi encodes:
- a CDS encoding 4'-phosphopantetheinyl transferase family protein, coding for MTLIVPVRPLGVPGAMPDAPDLRPSRARSCVVAFAELEAWQSWLEEAWSLLDPAERTRVLHRRVPADREALTIAYALHRMVLSGVLGISAADVPLSRDERGCPCLPGMALHTSLSHADGVAAFAVCAMGPVGIDIEPSLRASELPQVSTSVCHAIEASQLAGLREPLYSRELLALWVRKEALLKAEGIGLEREMTAFVAADGAVLPLTASTADNAGPVRLSMLEIGARWTAAVAAPVDAVIEGVWLRPVGGRVVAEPALYVS
- a CDS encoding TIGR03013 family XrtA/PEP-CTERM system glycosyltransferase, which produces MVFGKASLKNRALTLIWVLELLLVMAAVAGAAWLRFMNDPEGHEIFSENLAVRAFMVALFVTTSMAALGLYEVHVRLNRFEFALRMLVSFAIGGIGLMVLYYLVPAAYIGRGVIVIALVLALAGMALLRLGVLQVFAGDLFRRRVLVLGAGHNANLINNRLRRNSDRRAFTLVGYVPIPGQEAAVPANLLVSPVDGLAELTHRLQISEVVVAPDERRGGLPMDEMLACVQRGVTMTDLSTFFEREAGIVTTNLVDPSWLVFSGGFDHSTSRCMNKRFFDVLAASALLMVTWPLMALVALCIRLESPGPILYQQTRIGEGGRPFELIKFRSMRVDAETDGVARWAQTGDDRTTRVGRFIRLVRLDELPQLFNILRGEMSIVGPRPERPQFVDMLSREIRYYAVRHCVKPGLTGWAQLRYPYGASVRDAEEKLKFDLFYVKNHGLAFDLIILLQTVEVVLFQRGAR
- a CDS encoding NAD-dependent epimerase → MKVLVTGTAGFIGSHVALELLRRGDEVVGFDNLNNYYDVGLKKARLARFLGHPRYTHLHADLADRDAVEAAFERHRPQRVVHLAAQAGVRYAAENPHVYVSSNVTGFLHMLEGCRRHGSEHLVFASTSSVYGANTAMPFSEHQPSEHPLTLYAATKKANEQMAHSYAHLYGIPSTGLRFFTVYGPWGRPDMALFLFTKAILAGEPVPVFNHGRHKRSFTYIDDIVAGVVRALDRVPTKDDAWRGESPDPASSGVAPYRLYNIGSRESVELLRYIEVLEQCLGRKATLQMLPLQAGDVPSTEADCSDLAHDMGYSPQFTVEEGVENFVRWYRDYYHLGAAVPARQYA
- the tviB gene encoding Vi polysaccharide biosynthesis UDP-N-acetylglucosamine C-6 dehydrogenase TviB, whose protein sequence is MQTVKVGVVGLGYVGLPLAVAFAKYFDTVGFDINAARVEELRQGKDSTLEVDPAELAAAPRLRCSCELSELRECNVYIVTVPTPIDAAKRPNLGPLARASETLGKVLKHGDVVVYESTVYPGCTEEVCVPILERSSGLVFNRDFFVGYSPERINPGDKDHRLTSILKITSGSTPQVADFVDQLYGSIIEAGTHKASSLKVAEAAKVIENTQRDLNIALINDLAILFNKLGIDTLEVLQAAGTKWNFLPFRPGLVGGHCIGVDPYYLTHKAQEIGHHPDVILAGRRTNDGMGAYIASEVVRLMVRKGINPVQARILILGLAFKENCPDLRNTRVVDIVHALRGYNANVDVHDPWVAADEAAAEYGITTIDAPAAGEYDAVIVAVAHRQFAELGAPGVRALGKPVSVLYDVKYVLPRDAVDGRL